The following are encoded in a window of Suncus etruscus isolate mSunEtr1 chromosome 16, mSunEtr1.pri.cur, whole genome shotgun sequence genomic DNA:
- the GPRIN3 gene encoding G protein-regulated inducer of neurite outgrowth 3 yields MGTVPDSLRSSAQVSLITASSKEEVLGEVQLTHPHVDLALLEDNTNGLSSDPAKSLLSPRAATVALMQACEHEPTQPSMSSPAVFNEVERAPVTLSSPASPQLPAHGRSPALGPCCRAQSIHLNPEHTMPATNQHISQLSLGDEILAPVEPKVTQVQVQRMPGIETPGEPQDRCQETPNSKYQACSEFPSQETIQKSVHVTETPAKLVNHCPISCPAEGIEKEQQETFGDSLTTSCDSLSREHRCSASAESSGIASDPQVLISKTLQPSHHADSSKFTPDHCPEPGSADQQGSRFKEASTMTTQMESEFRALPSKVLQDAGVQAVASMESRSVCTSPSILPAFLSDAPVQESFEPREELCVIYHSGGGRSDVQELSDRGQATQESNPGPGVLPSMPTQEAAAVSSVSPGENKGVSLPGEVLQTSSRQGSLPGAQEPGQKDNKSSGMRSAREALTSQQPAYEDPRSSQASPADQSSESANRQPETSHDMGKQDTKPCEYAGVATNGHKPDPDFTLSKSKGSMSKVDLCGGLEPNTKEKQATPGRVKEAAAPSSLDGKSGPEAQSLLHPKTQESKGPGSVSNPSPLRKNQEGPMEENRAAKTSTSLNLPPDCLGESSPSSGKRTPSRSVKASPRRASRVSEFLKEQKLNMTAAAAQVGLTTGEKKKQLSADSKLHLKQSKRVRDVVWDEQGMTWEVYGASLDPESLGLAIQNHLQRQIREHEKLIKAQSGQSRRSISSDTSSNKKLKGRQHGVFQSMLQNLRRPNCCVRPAPSSVLD; encoded by the coding sequence ATGGGAACTGTCCCTGACTCTCTGAGATCATCAGCTCAAGTGTCTCTGATCACAGCTTCCAGTAAAGAAGAGGTCCTGGGGGAGGTACAGTTAACCCACCCTCATGTTGACCTAGCCCTGTTGGAAGACAACACCAATGGCCTTTCCAGTGATCCCGCAAAATCACTGCTCAGCCCTAGGGCAGCTACTGTGGCCCTGATGCAGGCCTGTGAGCATGAGCCCACTCAGCCCAGTATGTCTTCTCCTGCTGTCTTCAACGAAGTGGAGAGGGCACCCGTCACACTCAGTTCACCTGCCAGCCCTCAGCTGCCTGCACACGGAAGGTCTCCTGCACTTGGCCCATGCTGCAGGGCACAGAGTATTCATCTGAATCCAGAACACACCATGCCAGCCACTAACCAGCACATTTCCCAGCTGAGCCTAGGAGATGAGATCCTTGCCCCAGTGGAGCCTAAGGTCACCCAGGTTCAAGTACAGAGAATGCCAGGTATAGAAACACCTGGGGAGCCACAAGACAGGTGCCAGGAGACACCCAACAGCAAATATCAAGCCTGTAGTGAGTTTCCTTCTCAAGAAACCATCCAGAAATCGGTACATGTCACAGAGACCCCAGCCAAGCTGGTAAATCATTGTCCTATCTCCTGTCCTGCAGAAGGAATTGAAAAGGAACAGCAGGAAACCTTTGGTGACTCCCTGACTACGTCCTGTGACTCTTTGAGTAGAGAACATAGGTGTTCAGCAAGCGCAGAATCCTCAGGCATTGCCTCAGACCCCCAAGTCCTCATCTCCAAGACTCTTCAACCCTCCCACCATGCAGATTCATCCAAGTTCACTCCAGATCATTGCCCAGAGCCTGGATCAGCTGACCAACAAGGGTCCAGGTTCAAAGAAGCCAGTACAATGACCACCCAAATGGAGAGTGAGTTCAGGGCCCTGCCTAGCAAGGTTCTGCAAGATGCAGGGGTACAGGCTGTTGCGAGTATGGAGAGCAGGTCGGTCTGTACTAGCCCCAGCATCCTACCTGCTTTCTTAAGTGATGCTCCTGTCCAGGAATCTTTTGAGCCACGGGAAGAGCTGTGTGTCATCTACCACAGTGGTGGTGGCAGGAGTGACGTGCAAGAGCTATCTGACAGAGGACAGGCCACCCAGGAGTCAAACCCTGGCCCAGGTGTCTTACCCAGCATGCCCACCCAGGAGGCTGCagctgtttcttcagtttccccGGGAGAAAATAAAGGGGTGAGCCTCCCAGGTGAAGTGCTACAAACCTCATCAAGGCAGGGTTCCCTCcctggtgctcaggaaccaggCCAGAAAGACAACAAGTCATCAGGAATGAGATCTGCCAGAGAAGCACTAACCTCTCAACAGCCGGCATATGAGGATCCCAGGTCTTCGCAAGCAAGCCCAGCAGATCAGAGTTCTGAGAGTGCAAACAGACAACCTGAAACAAGTCATGACATGGGAAAGCAGGACACTAAGCCATGTGAGTATGCCGGGGTAGCCACAAATGGCCACAAACCTGACCCAGATTTCACACTCTCCAAATCTAAGGGTTCCATGAGCAAAGTTGACCTGTGCGGGGGCCTGGAACCCAATACAAAAGAGAAGCAAGCAACCCCTGGGAGAGTGAAAGAAGCTGCTGCTCCTAGTAGCCTGGATGGAAAGTCAGGGCCAGAGGCCCAAAGCCTGCTCCATCCTAAAACCCAAGAAAGTAAAGGCCCAGGATCAGTTTCCAATCCTTCCCCGCTTCGAAAGAACCAGGAGGGCCCTATGGAAGAAAATCGAGCAGCCAAGACCTCTACCAGCCTGAACCTACCCCCAGATTGCCTGGGAGAGTCTAGCCCCAGCTCTGGCAAGAGGACCCCCTCACGTTCGGTCAAAGCCAGTCCTCGGAGGGCCAGCAGAGTGAGTGAGTTCCTCAAGGAACAGAAGCTGAATATGACAGCAGCCGCCGCACAGGTGGGACTTACTACaggagagaagaagaagcagCTGAGTGCTGATTCCAAGCTGCATTTAAAACAGTCCAAGAGAGTGAGGGATGTGGTGTGGGATGAGCAGGGCATGACCTGGGAAGTGTACGGTGCTTCCTTAGACCCCGAGTCCTTGGGCCTCGCTATCCAGAACCACTTACAAAGACAGATCAGGGAACATGAGAAGTTAATCAAGGCACAGAGCGGCCAGAGCCGGAGATCCATTTCGTCAGACACATCATCCAATAAAAAGCTCAAAGGCCGGCAGCACGGTGTTTTTCAATCCATGCTGCAGAACTTACGACGACCCAACTGTTGTGTTCGTCCTGCCCCTTCTTCTGTGTTAGACTGA